The window ATGCAGAGGAACAAGAAGACACTAAAACGGGATGTCATTTTCTTCATACCAAGTCAATGAATCATTCTACATATGTTGGCCAAAATGCTTAGACTATGATTTATATCCAAGAGGAAGAAGACACCCGCAGCGAAAAATCGAATGGTCCCCCATgaattcaatcttcaaactGGGTTTGGTTGGCATGGTGGTGATCTTATGACTGGCCAATCTAGATCGAATTCTTTTTCCATATGGTCCAAACATGACTAGTATACAATTATATCCAAACAGATGGTGTTATCGGTTATCACTATTATGCCTGGCTGATTTTACTTGTAGTCTTCtgagttttttttcttcccaccCTTTTAAATGAAAcctttttatcatcaaaatatttttatagtaaattgTCCAAAATGTCCATCTCTCGGAACACGTCTCAAATCCATCGGGTTTTGCGTGGATTCTTCTAGGATTTATTCggataaatttgaaaaattataacctattaaatatttcaaaatagtttAATGACCTCCTCAGCAACCTATGGTCGAGGAGACGTAGGAAAAATCGATTGCCCACGTGCCTCAAAAGGTTACCCATGGGGCTCTCAAAAGCCTCTAAAGACGACTGCACATCGTCATGCCCTTTACATCTATTAATCACACGTGGTAGATGATGGACAGCCACATGATCCAGGAAAGCCTAATTACCCTGAGGGGAATCTTGCATTGGGTAGCCCATGGAAGCATCCAACTCCCTGTAAGTGTAGGGCATGGGGCTTGTATATTTGATGGGCTTGTACCAACAGTTCATGAATCAGCCTGCTTCTGGAGTGTGGATCCAAGGTCAATTGCTAGAcgtttgaaatgaaaaattaaaatcgaATTACTTAGAGCTCcctcaaaattatttcaatGCTTGGATAGTATTATAAACTCTTTAAATATGTTAGTAGGATTTAGTTCGagtcaaaaaatagtttttcaaataaaagataaaaaccattctTTTAACTTGCTTATTTCTCACTGTGTTTTTGACACCTAAACTTgtttcacaaaattaaattatcaaatgaattctttaatttcttttgacaTTTTTCCTATAAAGTAGacttcttaaatttgattttaaatacataaaatattgaaaaataatttctcaagcATGagttctgatttttttttctcagacTCACTAGAGGATTCTAGCACACTTTAGAttgatcaaataaattaatttcatgaaaatatatcctatcaattttatatttatcaacaCTCACTGAAACCTATTTAATCAATTTGGCCTGATTACTTGGATGTACCAACACCATAGTACATATGGTGAACATtttttaagagatttttttatttaattttttttcatatttaaatataatgacttaaaagaaattataggGTTAACTCATATTTCAATTACGAGCTTAGGAGTTCATCCAGGAAGGTAGTGCACTTTTCATTACTGGCACCTGGCTTTTATAAGAGAGTTAAAGCTTCCATAGAAGATTGGCGACACGCCCATATCTCCACAAAAGAAAGTGGAGTTCCTATATACCTTCCATATAGCTTTTACATAAGATATTCTAAAGAATTCTAGAGTAATTAGGAACATTTGAggatttcaaaaagaataaagtcTTTCAAAGGTTGCACAAAGTTTAACATAATtagaattttctcaaaatatgtTTGGAGGGtggaaaatagagaaattaTAAGGTATATGATAATTACacttatttggataaaaataatatatttttttaaaaccaaaaaattccaatatcaatataattttttcgaactattatttttattttaaaagatattttttttcaatttatgaaattaaaaattaagaaaatatcaaccatttgctattttttttaaaaaaaactaattctctaattcaattttccaaGATAAAGATGTTCTTGAGATAGACTTTGTCAATGTCCCATTACGCTTACAATAAaactacaaaatttcaatataattgttttcccttttctttttctaataatttcttcatttatatAGAATTATAAATAAGAACATGATTGATTTCAAAATCCAAatgattatttgaattttaaatttaaggtttgttttttaagttaagatatgggttataaattttatcttaatatgattattattttagttttttaaaaatatattgtctaagaaatactatttaaaagaatttttttttttttttaaatttgaggaaaaatctCATCAAATAAATCCTATTTAATTAGACTATATTCACCACCACCAATTTCAACAAATGATAAtgtatatttgtttattaaataataaaaataaattcaattaggtgtaattatattcattatgattaattaatttaataaaaaaattaattactttttatttaatatccaaaatttttaattcagaATACCAGTATTATATCCATGCTTAATATAGATACTTTTTGCTCACTTTTAATACATACCATCAAAATCTTATTAAcgaataataaaagaaaaataactaaaaattaagatattaaaattcCATAATAGTagttttttcaacaaaataaggaaaaatatggaaaaagaatttatcatttttgttgaCCCATGAATCCACCCAAAAGCTTATCTCAActatattaaaatcataagtcAAATCATAGTTAGGCTTATCATTAATGATAAAagtatattaaataaataagaacaaGTAATATCAATAGAATGTTTCCATTGGTttctattataattaaaatgtcTTAAATGAGAAATCACAAACAGAATCATTGACTAATTGACAATGCTAAAATAAGCAATAACACCATACAATGTGTTTGAAAAAGATGTAGTATTAACTTCACTGTCTAGCTATTTAGATTTgatatctagattttttattcaaaaatctaaaatttttattccacTAGGAATTGTGATAAATAAGGAGGCTTCCATGGCTCAAACCCATGATCTTAGTTGTGATATTAAAGCTTTGATCAAACTTCgattatcttatttaaaaataaattgatattcaTTGAAGGTAAGCCTAGTCTTGTGTGGTATCGACCGTTATAATTTTGATGATCCATCCATGAGGTTAAGAATTACAAATGCTATTATTACACCTTGACTTTTGTAAAGGGTGGTCATATGTTTAAATGACTTCTCAATTTATAAAACATGAGAATTTTATACCATAAAATGGAAGGTGAATATGATATCCCatatcaaataataagaaaagttattatgaacttctcattttaaaattatagttttcACAATCAACATCTATATGATATGAGACAACAAATATATAGTTAATATCTATACTTATATAAGACGACACATATACTCTCAATATTTATATGAGAGGGCTTatattgttataaaataatgttaaagtTGATCTCTTATTTAGTGTGAGACTTTATTTAGCcttatatttgtttgaataatCTTATAATctcatgaaataaaataaaaatcgtatctgaatttcttttaatcatataaatatattttaaagttataatgATACGTTGGATTTAAAATCGATAATATTTATAAAGgagggaatgaaaataaaagatataaaaaaaagtttttaattattattttattgaaagtaaaattatatttttattttttatagtactCCAAACTTAattcaaaaaacataaattaacattaaaaaatctAACTCAAATGAAAATAAGACCAGACTTAAATGAGCATATGATCGATTCAAATTCAACTTAAAGTTCCGACCCTAAAATGCAAAAGGTTACACGTACATTTAATGAAACATTAAATGGTCACATGCTTAATTTTGTTAACAgttcttttaaattaatgaagatAAGGGGTAGGACTGTAGGAGACTATTGTTTCCTTTGTATATccaaattattaattcaaaagtGAGCCGCCAGTGTCAGAGGAGCTACCCGTTTGTCATCTGCAATGATTACGGTTAGTAATGAAAGCAGTGGGAAGTTGAGTGTTCAACGGAGAAGGGTAAAGGCAATtgaagggtcatttcgaaattgGGACGAGCCTTCGCCCACCCTCTTTAATCGCAGTCTGGAGTGTGTGGGAAATAGGAAGAAGAAGCGGAAAGGAGTTCGCTTTATGTTTTCTGAGATAGGGTCTGCTTGGAGTTGTATGTAGTGTATCTGTACATGCCTTCGTCTCCCATGGTTGCAGAGCGCCCCTGTCCCAGGCATTTCTTTAAGGTTATGATCAATGATTTCCGTACTCAACTGGTATGTCAACGTTCCCTTTTTCCAATCCGCTACATATATGTTTTAGAAGTATTTCAACAAGCACTGCTAAAAAGTTTTACTCTGAATCAACCTTGTAGTTTGATACATGATGTGTATTTTTCTTGCGAACAGTCAATACCACCAGGGTTTTCTAGGAAGTTAAATGGCGAGAAAATGGAGAAAGCGGTGCTTACAAGTAACAAGGGGTCATGGGTTGTCGAAGTTGGTAAATGTGGCcaactttttcatttcaaagagGGATGGGAAGAGTTTGTGCGGAACCATGACCTCGATGTTGGAGATTTTGTTGTGTTTGAACACAAGGGAAGTATGAGGTTTGATGTGTTGGTGTTTGATTCAAGTGCTTGTGAGAAAAGACTTTCTAACAGGTCGGGCAATAAGAGGGGGAGAACAGCCAAGCAAGCAGACAGCTGCGATCATCATGTGGAGCTCGTCAAACTAGAATCTGATTCAAGGGTTTGCGAGAGGGAACTTTCTCCACCCATGGCGCAGGGAAACAACAACTCCCATGACCATGTCAAGCAGCTCAAAGGCGagttctaaattattatttgtattttctgTTTAATTTTTCGACTTGGCAATTGACAAAAGGCCACATGCAGCAGCAACTGCTTCCTCTGCCCTCGGGAGACCCTCTTTTACAGCAACAATCACACCAGCCAACTGCGGTCGTGGTTACCCTTATCTGGTCAGCTGTTGCCTTCTCTTTTCCCATCTCAGggtttatttttgtgtttaaatCATATCAAAGATTGGTATATATTCATTGAGACATGACCTAATCAATATTTGAGTTGGGTGTGGCAGAATATCCCCAGAGGATTTTGGAGATCAAATGATATCATAACTAAGGAAGGTAGCATAGCACTCAGGGATCCACTGAATAGGTTGTGGCCAGTGAAACTTAGATTACAAGTCGGGGGCAGTCGGTTAAGCTTGGGAATCGGTTGGCATGAGTTTATTGAATCCAATAAGCTCAAGGCAGGAGACGTCTGCGTCTTTGAGCTCAATCCCACCTCACCGGAAACTCCAAATCCTGTTCTGGATGTTCGGACCCTTCCCCCACAGAAGTAGATACTACTTATATCTTGGATGGTTTATTCTCCCTGAATttttgttttgggtttttttttttttgggtttttggttaTGAATGTTCTTGAATTTGGAAAAAACATGTGGTGTTTGCTCGAGCAGATTCTCTGATCTGCCTTATTAATCATTTCCCAGATGAAATTTGGTTGCTTTGTCTACCTGTGTACATgcgttattttagttttttgcaTTTGATGCTGTGGAAAGCCCCTTTGACTCCCACGAGGCATTCGTTTGCAAATTGGGCGAGGCTTATGATCTGTTTggttatagaaataaaaatagtgcgatttaaattaaataatttttaaagtttttttctttacaactcttttttagaataattttttatttttcaaaataaaaaacatagaaaatatatttgataattaaaaattattttctatttttaagaacaaaaaatgaaaagtttttATAGAAtgtcttttagttgtttttatttgtttggtgagaattattttaaaaaataattatacaaatatataaaataattaaaaataaaacactagatattaaaataaattttaaaatacatttaaaaatattaaaaataagaatagatTTAAAagctattctaaaaaattattctttaaaattatttttaaaaataattatcaaaaagcCTTAAAACTAACTCATCTTTTAAAAACCCTAGATTAAATAAAATCTCAATCAGaactgaaatttttttgttttgaattggGCCGATAATGGCCCATTCGACCCCAAGCCCATATGAGTCAGGCTCAACGGTCTTAAGTGGATTAATGAATGAAGAGATCGCAGCGAGTGAGAGTGATGGAGCAACCCCGACCGTTGATGGCATAAACTCGTTTTAAAGCGAAATGCACCTCATTGCGGGCGTGGCAGTCTCCAATTGGTCGCGGTAGTCTAAGAGTAACTGATTCTCATCGGGAGATTATCATGCTGCAACCGTTTCCGCTGGTATTTCATGTATCTTAAAACTGGTCTTTACCCCCCAATGGGAGACAACACCCACGCGTTAATGAGGAGCGTGCACACAGCCAATAAACAGATGAAACCCCTCCCCTGAGCCCTATACGGAGGCACGTTCTCAGAGCGAGGGAGTCAGCATGGAGCTAAGCTAATCTGAGTTTCTAAACTGTGTTCTCATCCCCCACAGTTTCTTTTCTCGGCTCTCGTAATTTTCCAGGAAAATGTTCACTTTCTTGGTGTTTGTTTAGGGcgtttcttaatttttttgagtAGGAGTTATTGTCAGGACAACGAGAGATGAAGAACTCCAAGCGGCCTCATTTCTTTGAGGTTTTCCAGCCTGACGCGAGCTCCGAGCGACTGgtaatttcttcttctctttcttattttgtcttTTACTGCCAATTTTGCTTTTTTGCTTTTCCACATTGCTCTCCATCAAGGACAATAAATTAGGGTTATTGCACCGTTATTTATGCATAGAGATTCTCAaggaaaaatgttagaaatttgAGTGTTTATTTTGTTGTACTAGGGCGTAAAAGTATTGGTAGCCGTTTGGATGTTAGCCTCAGGCCTAAACACGTGCATAGAGGAGGAAAAAAGAAGAGTAAAGAGACGGAAATGCTTGTAATCCTAGGGATGTGGGTCATGGCTGTCTACTCCTACACTGTATCTTTTGTATCTGAGTTCGTCTTAAATCAtgttcttgtatctttgagatACATTTTCACCTTGGAGAATGGCAAAATGATAAAGCAAGACATCTATAGAAAGTAAGGAGGATGAAGCAGAGAGCAATATATGATTGGTTCCAGGAAAGATTCTAaggcataaataaagaaagaagaatccaCTAATATCATTATCAAATGGAGCATAAGCTTTTGTaggtggttttttattttttttattttttcaaatacatgCTATGCCTAAAAATAGTTGTGTCTGCCATGATTTGAGTGATTTGATTTACTCTCcatttggttcccagaaaactaaaagaaaatttccTTTCTATTTACGAAGTAGAAGGACAGCGAaagaaaatggttaaaaatgGCTTTCTTCTTAAGCATCTttaagaattttgttttttcctttagtGTAGTCTTTCCCAAGCAAAAGACAATTAAAAAAGCTTTAAAAGAAGCCACttaaaaatcattctcaataattttccaagtttaaattttatcttataataatTTTGTCAATACcttaaaattgattataaagCTAACATCATCTAAGTTGCATATGTTGTATGCTTTAGGTTTAATTGGAAAACAATGTGGTGAAATTGTGTCACAGCATCAACTGATAAAGATTGTATAGCATGTGAAATTTCATGGAAGCCTAACTTTCTATTTGCACTCCATATAAACAAGAAGTAAGGTTCTTGTTATCCAAAGTATATATTACATTATGtggtttatttaaattaaaggcTGGTGAAATTAGCAGCATTATTTCTTCATTGTATGTGGTTTGTTTGATTGttaaaaaacaaaggaaaaggaaagagaagcTGTGGTCATCAAGTAGGCATTCTGCCCCCATATTGTTGGGTCATTTCTAGTTTTCATTTCtctatttttacatttttttaatgccATGTAATCGCTAAAAGGAACGCGGTAGATATTTCAGAATAGAGCCTATAAATGAAAGGTTGTAGGGTAGCTCACTCTGCCAGCAGATTGCTATTGTTAGAGTAACTTCTCTATATGACATGccttttttttggggggggggggggggggggggtaattCTGAGAGTTAATATGTTCCCTGATTGCTCTGGCTAAGATTGTAGGATGGCTCACTCTGCTGGCAGATTCTGACTGTTAAgattaacttattttaagtgATAtgacatgcattttttttttcttcttggtaATTCTAAGGGTTAAATATGTGCCCTGATTGCCCTGATTATGCTGCTGGATGTCATTTCAGTAGTAATTGGATGATTTTCTCCCTTGAACCACCAAACAACGTAATCTGGAAATCTGGTGTTCAATTTCATAATCCGCTTCAAGATGATGGATTTGCATGATGTTTTTTTGGAGTTTGATCAGATAAATTTTGACTGTTTTCAATCTCTTCCTTATTGGACTCTCCTTTCAGTTTTTGGATGGTCTCACAATTTAAATCCTTCCATTACAGAAAATTCCATCAAGATTCATCAAACACATGGAAGGCAGAACATCTGGATTTGTTTCATTAGTGGGCCCTAGTGATAACACTTGGCATGTTGACTTGATTCAGCAGAATAGTGACTTATTATTGCATGATGGATGGCCAGTATTTGTAAGAGATCACTGCATAGAATGTGGTGACTCTTTGGTATTTAGATATGATGGCAATTTGCATTTCACAGTGCAAGTTTTTGATCGAAGTTCATGTGAGAAAGAAGCTGCATTTCATGCTAAATGCAGCCAAGATCCAGGAGGTTTGGATGATCcgctaagaaaaaaaagagaaagggagAGCCCAGTTGTCtctaaagataaaatttttgaaggtgtgccaaagaaaatgagagggaGCTCTTGTCATGTGCATTCAGAATGCATAACAAAGAACTTGGAAGACAAGATGGATAAATCTGATAAGGAAGCATACAAGTGTGAAGATTTATTTATGACCGAAAAATGTCAAGCAGCAGTTTTCTCCAATGAAACAAAGAAATGCGGGAGTCCATCAAAGGATTCCCTCAGTTCTATGCCTTCTCAATTAAAAGCTTGCAATGAAAAACCAGGTAACAGTCCCTTACTTTTCAGCATCTGGATTTTGCAGTCAATTATCAGCTTCTGATCTCTATGCACATAgatgcattttatttttattctgtATTGTAATCTCCGCTACATATAAGAGCAATTCATGAAATCATGTTTTCTTGCTTGCAATCTTGAGTACACATGTGTTTAATTTAGACATGACAAATTAAACACCttccattttctaaattaattttgaaacagAGGCTGCCATCCAGAGCAGAGCAGATGATGAATTCGATTCTCGTGCTAGAGGTTGTGGTTGCACTTCTCTGTTGTCaacatttgaagagaaaaaagtaGCTCAGTCTTTTACTTCCTCTTTTCCTAATTTTGTGAGGATCATGAAAAAGTTCAACATCAGTGGTTCATATACTCTGGTAAATAGttacattttccattttttggttttgagtt is drawn from Vitis riparia cultivar Riparia Gloire de Montpellier isolate 1030 chromosome 18, EGFV_Vit.rip_1.0, whole genome shotgun sequence and contains these coding sequences:
- the LOC117907327 gene encoding B3 domain-containing protein REM14-like isoform X2 — translated: MPSSPMVAERPCPRHFFKVMINDFRTQLSIPPGFSRKLNGEKMEKAVLTSNKGSWVVEVGKCGQLFHFKEGWEEFVRNHDLDVGDFVVFEHKGSMRFDVLVFDSSACEKRLSNRSGNKRGRTAKQADSCDHHVELVKLESDSRVCERELSPPMAQGNNNSHDHVKQLKATASSALGRPSFTATITPANCGRGYPYLNIPRGFWRSNDIITKEGSIALRDPLNRLWPVKLRLQVGGSRLSLGIGWHEFIESNKLKAGDVCVFELNPTSPETPNPVLDVRTLPPQK
- the LOC117907327 gene encoding B3 domain-containing protein REM14-like isoform X1, which gives rise to MPSSPMVAERPCPRHFFKVMINDFRTQLSIPPGFSRKLNGEKMEKAVLTSNKGSWVVEVGKCGQLFHFKEGWEEFVRNHDLDVGDFVVFEHKGSMRFDVLVFDSSACEKRLSNRSGNKRGRTAKQADSCDHHVELVKLESDSRVCERELSPPMAQGNNNSHDHVKQLKAATASSALGRPSFTATITPANCGRGYPYLNIPRGFWRSNDIITKEGSIALRDPLNRLWPVKLRLQVGGSRLSLGIGWHEFIESNKLKAGDVCVFELNPTSPETPNPVLDVRTLPPQK
- the LOC117907313 gene encoding B3 domain-containing protein Os01g0723500-like isoform X3, which translates into the protein MKNSKRPHFFEVFQPDASSERLKIPSRFIKHMEGRTSGFVSLVGPSDNTWHVDLIQQNSDLLLHDGWPVFVRDHCIECGDSLVFRYDGNLHFTVQVFDRSSCEKEAAFHAKCSQDPGGLDDPLRKKRERESPVVSKDKIFEGVPKKMRGSSCHVHSECITKNLEDKMDKSDKEAYKCEDLFMTEKCQAAVFSNETKKCGSPSKDSLSSMPSQLKACNEKPEAAIQSRADDEFDSRARGCGCTSLLSTFEEKKVAQSFTSSFPNFVRIMKKFNISGSYTLKIPYKFSMEHLPKCKIKIVLRNLKGDCWTVNSVPTTKVHTLHTFCGGWMAFVRGNGLKMGDICIFELVRKCEMRVHILGAGKEGIDGQSGKTMSNGFTPGCAATSHKNPEGLPKKPKGNSSKVHLKHITKLGVSGKKGSKTHQDTVPNEMKKHGSSSKSSVSSASKACNEKPESAIQNTTSAADDLRSQAKSFVSTISAEEEKAVYLLCRE